A DNA window from Parabacteroides johnsonii DSM 18315 contains the following coding sequences:
- the nhaD gene encoding sodium:proton antiporter NhaD, which produces MLTTMIIVFLVGYLLIALEHPLKINKAGTALLTGTILWVLYTLGAPQFIPAASAEEFKLFLDAFPFMKDLPYADQCIRFVIDHQILSSIGEIAETLVFLIGAMITVELIDSHGGFLFITNRITTNSKRKLLFVIATITFFMSAVLDNLTTSIVMVMLIRKLVGDYKERWVFGSIIVIAANSGGAWSPIGDVTTIMLWVRGNISTAATIPHLFLPSFVSALVPVLIISRSLHGKVTPPNAFEEDRGNLLLKVLKANEKLAILCIGVFCLLFVPVFKTITHLPPFMGILMGVGILWVFTELMYRRTPINEDLKLRLSKVVSRIDGATLMFFLGILLAVDALRCSGVLGSFSLWLDDTIGNVYAVNLIIGTLSAIVDNVPLVAGAIGMYPVASDAMVATAADPAYMAHFVQDGVFWQFLAYCAGVGGSMLIIGSAAGVVVMGLEGINFIWYLKRISLLALAGYLSGAAVYILQNVLLGI; this is translated from the coding sequence ATGTTGACAACAATGATCATCGTGTTCCTGGTCGGATATTTGCTTATTGCCCTGGAACATCCGCTAAAAATCAATAAAGCGGGAACAGCACTCCTGACCGGAACAATCCTTTGGGTTTTATATACATTGGGAGCTCCTCAATTCATTCCGGCCGCTTCTGCCGAGGAATTTAAACTTTTTTTAGACGCATTCCCGTTCATGAAGGATCTGCCCTACGCAGACCAGTGCATCCGCTTCGTCATCGACCATCAGATATTGAGCAGTATCGGAGAAATCGCAGAAACATTGGTTTTCCTGATCGGAGCGATGATTACCGTTGAATTGATCGATTCGCACGGAGGTTTTCTGTTCATCACCAACCGGATCACGACCAACAGCAAGCGGAAATTGTTGTTCGTCATCGCCACGATCACCTTCTTCATGTCGGCAGTCTTAGATAATTTGACCACCTCTATCGTGATGGTGATGTTGATCCGGAAATTAGTCGGCGACTACAAAGAACGCTGGGTTTTCGGCAGTATTATCGTGATCGCCGCCAACAGCGGCGGAGCTTGGTCGCCCATCGGTGACGTGACGACTATCATGCTATGGGTAAGAGGAAACATATCGACTGCGGCGACCATCCCGCATCTGTTTTTGCCGAGTTTCGTGTCGGCTTTAGTCCCGGTGCTGATCATCTCCCGCAGCCTGCACGGGAAAGTGACCCCTCCCAACGCTTTTGAGGAAGACCGCGGCAACCTTCTGCTAAAAGTATTGAAAGCGAACGAAAAACTGGCGATCCTCTGCATCGGCGTGTTTTGCCTGCTGTTCGTTCCGGTGTTTAAAACGATCACCCACTTGCCGCCGTTCATGGGAATTTTGATGGGAGTCGGTATCCTGTGGGTATTCACCGAATTGATGTACCGGAGAACTCCGATCAACGAGGATCTGAAACTCCGCTTATCGAAAGTTGTGAGCCGTATCGACGGAGCTACCCTGATGTTCTTCCTCGGTATCTTGCTGGCTGTAGACGCACTGCGTTGCAGTGGTGTTCTGGGTAGTTTTTCCCTCTGGTTGGACGATACGATCGGCAACGTATATGCTGTTAATCTGATTATCGGAACACTCTCTGCCATCGTCGATAACGTTCCGCTCGTCGCCGGTGCTATCGGCATGTATCCTGTTGCCTCGGATGCGATGGTTGCTACGGCCGCCGACCCGGCTTATATGGCCCATTTCGTACAAGACGGCGTGTTCTGGCAATTCCTCGCCTACTGCGCCGGAGTGGGTGGCAGCATGCTGATCATCGGTTCTGCTGCCGGAGTCGTCGTGATGGGATTGGAAGGAATCAACTTCATCTGGTATCTGAAAAGGATCTCGTTGCTCGCCTTGGCCGGCTATCTGTCGGGAGCCGCTGTTTACATCCTGCAAAATGTACTATTAGGCATATAG
- a CDS encoding arsenate reductase family protein: MSYLFLEYPKCSTCRNAKKWLDEHKVTYEDRHIIDRNPSVEELTKWIGHSKLPLKNFFNTSGLVYKEMKLKDKLPAMSEAEQIALLASDGKLIKRPLLISEDQVLVGFKPDEWNSRVK; encoded by the coding sequence ATGAGCTACTTGTTTTTAGAATATCCGAAATGCAGCACCTGCCGAAATGCAAAAAAGTGGCTGGATGAGCACAAAGTAACGTACGAGGACCGCCATATCATCGACCGGAATCCTTCCGTCGAAGAACTGACGAAATGGATCGGACACAGCAAATTGCCACTGAAAAATTTCTTCAACACCAGCGGATTGGTTTATAAGGAGATGAAATTGAAGGACAAGCTGCCCGCGATGAGCGAAGCGGAACAGATTGCATTATTGGCTTCGGACGGCAAATTGATCAAACGCCCTCTGCTGATCAGCGAAGATCAGGTTTTGGTCGGTTTCAAACCGGATGAATGGAACAGTCGGGTAAAATAA
- a CDS encoding uracil-DNA glycosylase family protein has product MKTPVTQPVEQHPLGFFLPENTKLLMLGSFPPPRVRWSMNFYYPNIQNDMWRILGLIFYNDKEYFLETKKAFSEEKAKAFCREKGIGIGDTAVEIIRLKNNASDNFLQVVTPLNPAEVLAKIPECEAIVVTGQKAMDTLIAMLPPVEEPKVGSYSRFTLSGRIFRLYRMPSSSRAYPKPLEEKAAVYKRMFEDLRMV; this is encoded by the coding sequence ATGAAAACACCAGTCACTCAGCCGGTAGAACAGCATCCGTTAGGGTTCTTCCTTCCGGAAAACACGAAATTATTGATGCTGGGTAGTTTCCCGCCTCCGCGTGTGCGCTGGTCGATGAATTTCTATTATCCGAATATCCAAAACGACATGTGGCGGATACTCGGACTGATCTTTTATAACGATAAAGAATATTTCTTAGAAACTAAAAAGGCTTTCAGTGAAGAGAAAGCAAAAGCTTTCTGTCGGGAAAAAGGAATAGGAATCGGTGATACCGCCGTGGAGATCATCCGGCTTAAAAACAATGCCTCGGATAACTTCCTACAGGTTGTCACCCCGCTTAACCCGGCTGAAGTATTGGCAAAAATACCAGAATGCGAAGCAATTGTCGTAACGGGACAAAAAGCGATGGACACCCTGATAGCCATGCTCCCTCCAGTTGAAGAGCCCAAAGTCGGCTCCTACTCCCGTTTCACCCTGTCGGGCCGCATTTTCCGCCTCTACCGTATGCCTTCTTCCTCACGTGCTTATCCCAAGCCTTTGGAGGAAAAGGCGGCAGTGTATAAACGGATGTTCGAGGATTTAAGAATGGTGTAA
- a CDS encoding glutamine synthetase family protein, whose amino-acid sequence MKDELDMNANLLVEFLQKPSSKFTKADIVSYIKEKDIRMVNFMYPAGDGRLKTLNFVINNAAYLDAILTCGERVDGSSLFSFIEAGSSDLYVIPRFRTAFIDPFSALPTLSMLCSFFNKDGEPLESSPEYTLHKASKAFTDVTGMQFEAMGELEYYVIADEEDLFPATDQRGYHESGPYAKFNQFRTRCMQYIAQAGGQIKYGHSEVGNFTLNGKIYEQNEIEFLPTRVEDAADQLMIAKWVIRNLAYEYGLNITFAPKITAGKAGSGLHVHMRIMKDGKNQMLQDGVLSETARKAIAGMMKLAPSITAFGNTNPTSYFRLVPHQEAPTNICWGDRNRSVLVRVPLGWAAKKDMCSLANPLETDSHYDTTQKQTVEMRSPDGSADLYQLLAGLAVACRYGFEIPDALDVAEKTYVNVNIHQEENKARLETLDQLPDSCVASAKRLQQQREIFELHNVFSPSMIDGIIKKLESYNDTTLREDLKNDPEGMLELVNRYFHCG is encoded by the coding sequence ATGAAAGACGAATTAGACATGAATGCCAACCTTTTGGTTGAGTTCCTTCAAAAGCCATCTTCCAAATTTACAAAGGCGGATATCGTATCGTATATTAAGGAGAAGGATATCCGGATGGTGAACTTTATGTATCCAGCCGGTGACGGGCGCTTGAAAACATTGAATTTTGTTATTAACAATGCTGCATATCTGGATGCAATCCTGACCTGCGGAGAGCGTGTGGACGGTTCCAGCCTGTTTTCGTTTATCGAGGCGGGTAGCAGCGACTTGTATGTGATTCCGCGTTTCCGTACGGCGTTTATTGATCCTTTTTCCGCATTGCCGACATTGAGCATGCTGTGCTCGTTCTTTAATAAAGATGGCGAACCGCTGGAAAGTTCGCCTGAATATACGCTGCACAAGGCAAGCAAGGCCTTTACGGATGTGACGGGTATGCAGTTCGAAGCGATGGGAGAGTTGGAGTATTACGTGATTGCGGATGAGGAAGATTTGTTCCCGGCAACAGATCAACGAGGATATCATGAATCGGGGCCTTATGCGAAGTTCAACCAGTTCCGTACGCGATGTATGCAATATATCGCACAAGCGGGAGGACAGATAAAATACGGACATTCGGAAGTTGGTAATTTTACTTTGAATGGTAAAATCTATGAACAGAATGAGATTGAATTCCTGCCTACGCGAGTGGAAGATGCCGCCGACCAGTTGATGATCGCCAAATGGGTGATCCGTAATCTGGCATACGAGTATGGGTTGAATATTACGTTTGCTCCGAAGATCACGGCTGGAAAAGCAGGTTCCGGTCTGCATGTGCATATGCGTATTATGAAGGATGGCAAGAACCAGATGTTGCAGGATGGCGTTTTGTCGGAAACGGCCCGTAAGGCAATTGCCGGTATGATGAAGTTAGCTCCGTCCATTACGGCTTTCGGCAATACGAATCCGACTTCTTATTTCCGTTTGGTTCCTCACCAGGAGGCTCCGACGAATATTTGCTGGGGCGATCGTAATCGCTCTGTATTGGTGCGTGTTCCGTTGGGATGGGCCGCCAAGAAGGATATGTGTTCGCTGGCAAACCCATTGGAAACAGATAGTCATTATGACACGACGCAGAAGCAGACGGTCGAAATGCGTTCGCCGGACGGATCGGCCGATTTATATCAGTTGTTGGCAGGATTGGCGGTCGCTTGCCGCTACGGATTTGAAATTCCGGATGCGCTGGATGTGGCCGAGAAGACATATGTGAACGTGAATATTCACCAGGAAGAAAACAAGGCACGCTTGGAAACATTGGATCAGCTGCCGGATAGCTGTGTCGCTTCGGCCAAACGCCTGCAGCAGCAGAGGGAGATATTCGAACTGCATAATGTCTTTAGCCCGAGCATGATCGACGGTATCATAAAGAAATTGGAAAGCTATAATGACACGACATTGCGTGAGGACCTGAAAAATGATCCTGAAGGAATGCTTGAACTGGTAAACCGGTATTTTCATTGTGGGTAA
- a CDS encoding helix-turn-helix domain-containing protein — translation MNSILENIDTIRRNKGYSQEYIATQIGMKQAGFSLIMSGERELKYNTLLQIAKVLQVSVIDLITFPEKYVPSKGGGMSTEAVLQIKLDSDKKDQILNIVFGEQIAELLKSR, via the coding sequence ATGAACAGTATATTAGAAAATATAGATACAATTCGAAGGAATAAAGGCTATTCGCAGGAATACATAGCGACTCAAATAGGAATGAAGCAAGCTGGGTTTAGTTTGATTATGTCTGGAGAGAGGGAATTGAAATATAATACCTTATTGCAAATTGCAAAGGTGTTGCAGGTCTCTGTAATAGATCTTATAACATTTCCGGAGAAGTATGTTCCATCCAAAGGGGGAGGCATGTCGACCGAAGCCGTTCTGCAAATTAAATTAGACAGCGATAAAAAGGATCAGATATTGAATATTGTGTTTGGGGAGCAGATTGCGGAATTGTTGAAATCGAGATGA
- a CDS encoding SusC/RagA family TonB-linked outer membrane protein, with protein sequence MKDFSLKTHSQRSGVISSLFRMLTLSLFVLCTTVVFAQQKTIKGIVVDATGEPLIGVNVSVKGTTIGIITDIDGKYTLEVPTNATLVFSYIGYRTQELSVGNQTTINITMQEDTQNIDEVVVVGYGVQKKETVTGSVSTLKGDDLVKSPVANLSNAIAGKMSGVVTYQRSGEPGYDGATIRIRGSNTLGNNDPLIVIDGVAARAGGLERLDPNEIETMSVLKDASAAIYGARAANGVILITTKKGRAGKKPEFTYSFNQGWSKPTNLPEMCDAVEYSELMNELYMNKAMLNPAKNNGQTMGEYTLFRTPEEIELYRNGNDPWRYPNTDWYAATFKNWSPQRVHNASLEGGSDKYQYFVNFGHKYTDGLYHKSANNYKQFNLRMNVDAQFNDYIKVGAQLMGRQENRNFPSQGAGDLLWFTSRGRPTDQAYWPNGLPGPAQEYGRNPVVACTDETGYTHDKRYYIQSNAKVEITQPWIEGLKLTASVSYDKYLKQSKTWFQPWTLYDWDKVSYEADGKTPKLTPMLSYPNHEDPDLSMESTDQTNTILSGILTYDRNFGDHGVNFLIGMERDWSNAESFNAYRRYFLSNALHHFNAGGDKEKNAKSDGDNWERARMNYFGRMAYNYKEKYLAEFVWRYDGSYMFAEGNRFGFFPGVLLGYRISEEDFWKENLSFIDYFKIRASWGQMGNDQVYFDNSLREYQFSPTYYYEWGYIIDNADEKGLRISRFPNPNITWERANNFNIGIETRTFDNRLYLEADYFYNKRSNILWRRNASIPTTSGLTLPAENIGKVDNTGFDFKIEWSDNIGKDWHYSISATGGYAKNTIKFWDEAPGAPEWQKSTGHPMNTSLYYEYDGVFKDWDEINDIANRPNYDGITKDADLRPGDMKFKDLDGDGKITPDDRYRSDRTNEPKWTYGITGNLQWKNFDLSVLFQGAADSWTKVYWEAGDIGNYPKYVYDKHWSIENPSSLYPRVNERSAYYWDGTAAGSNTYWMVNTNYIRLKNLEIGWTLPKAWLSQTKLISYARIYVNGVNLLTFSPCKDIDPESTSSNATNYPQSKIINVGFTVTF encoded by the coding sequence ATGAAAGACTTTTCTTTGAAAACACATTCACAACGAAGCGGTGTCATTAGTAGCCTCTTCCGAATGTTAACCTTATCACTTTTTGTACTATGTACAACAGTTGTTTTTGCACAACAAAAAACTATCAAAGGTATAGTTGTCGATGCTACAGGTGAACCTCTTATCGGTGTAAACGTATCTGTAAAAGGCACGACTATTGGTATCATTACTGATATTGATGGTAAATACACTTTAGAAGTTCCGACAAACGCGACTCTTGTGTTTTCTTATATAGGATATAGAACGCAAGAACTTTCTGTTGGGAATCAAACAACAATCAACATTACCATGCAAGAAGATACTCAAAACATCGATGAAGTTGTCGTTGTCGGGTATGGTGTTCAAAAAAAAGAAACCGTTACCGGTTCCGTTTCTACACTAAAAGGTGATGATTTGGTTAAATCACCAGTTGCCAACTTATCAAATGCCATCGCAGGTAAAATGTCTGGTGTTGTAACCTACCAACGATCAGGAGAACCGGGCTATGACGGAGCAACGATCCGAATCCGCGGTTCAAATACGCTTGGAAACAATGACCCGTTGATTGTTATCGATGGAGTAGCTGCAAGGGCCGGAGGTTTGGAACGTTTGGACCCGAACGAAATCGAAACAATGTCCGTATTGAAAGATGCTTCCGCTGCTATTTACGGAGCACGTGCTGCCAATGGTGTAATATTGATCACGACTAAAAAGGGACGCGCAGGGAAAAAACCTGAATTCACTTACTCTTTTAACCAAGGCTGGTCTAAACCAACCAACTTACCGGAAATGTGTGACGCTGTCGAATATTCTGAATTGATGAATGAACTGTATATGAACAAAGCCATGCTTAACCCTGCTAAAAATAATGGCCAGACCATGGGCGAATATACATTGTTCAGAACTCCGGAAGAGATAGAGCTTTATCGTAATGGTAACGACCCTTGGAGATATCCAAACACAGACTGGTATGCAGCCACTTTCAAAAATTGGTCACCACAGCGTGTACATAATGCATCACTGGAAGGAGGTTCGGACAAATATCAGTATTTCGTAAACTTCGGTCACAAATATACGGATGGTTTGTATCACAAATCAGCAAACAATTACAAGCAATTCAATCTCCGCATGAACGTCGATGCACAGTTTAATGACTACATTAAGGTGGGTGCACAATTGATGGGACGTCAGGAAAATCGTAATTTTCCAAGTCAAGGTGCGGGAGATTTATTGTGGTTCACTTCCCGCGGACGCCCAACCGATCAAGCTTACTGGCCAAACGGACTGCCTGGACCAGCACAGGAATACGGACGTAATCCGGTTGTAGCTTGCACGGACGAAACCGGCTACACACATGACAAGCGTTACTACATTCAGAGTAATGCAAAAGTTGAAATCACCCAACCCTGGATCGAAGGTTTAAAATTAACAGCTTCCGTCTCATATGACAAATATTTAAAACAAAGTAAAACATGGTTCCAGCCTTGGACATTATATGACTGGGATAAGGTTAGTTACGAAGCAGATGGAAAAACTCCGAAACTAACTCCAATGTTAAGTTATCCAAACCATGAAGATCCTGATTTATCCATGGAATCAACCGATCAAACCAACACCATATTGAGTGGTATCTTGACATACGATCGCAACTTTGGCGATCATGGTGTTAACTTCTTAATTGGTATGGAGCGAGATTGGTCGAATGCTGAATCATTCAATGCTTACCGCCGTTATTTCCTGTCAAACGCTTTGCATCATTTTAATGCTGGGGGTGACAAAGAAAAAAATGCTAAAAGCGATGGAGATAATTGGGAACGTGCCCGTATGAATTACTTTGGACGTATGGCTTATAATTATAAAGAAAAATATCTGGCTGAATTCGTTTGGCGTTATGACGGTTCTTACATGTTCGCAGAAGGTAACCGCTTTGGTTTCTTCCCTGGTGTATTATTGGGATATCGTATTTCTGAAGAAGATTTCTGGAAAGAGAACCTTTCTTTCATTGACTACTTCAAAATTCGTGCATCTTGGGGCCAGATGGGTAATGACCAAGTCTATTTCGACAATTCTTTAAGAGAATATCAGTTTTCTCCGACATACTACTACGAATGGGGTTACATTATTGACAACGCCGATGAAAAAGGTTTAAGAATCAGCCGATTCCCGAATCCAAATATTACTTGGGAACGTGCAAACAACTTTAATATCGGTATCGAAACACGTACATTTGACAATCGTTTATATTTGGAAGCCGACTATTTTTACAACAAACGTTCCAACATCTTGTGGCGTAGAAACGCTTCCATTCCAACGACATCCGGCTTGACCCTCCCGGCTGAAAATATCGGTAAAGTAGACAATACAGGTTTCGACTTCAAAATCGAATGGAGCGACAATATTGGCAAAGACTGGCATTATAGCATTTCTGCAACCGGTGGTTACGCAAAAAATACAATCAAATTCTGGGATGAAGCTCCAGGTGCTCCGGAATGGCAAAAATCGACCGGCCATCCGATGAATACAAGCTTATATTATGAATATGACGGAGTATTCAAAGATTGGGACGAAATTAATGATATCGCCAATCGTCCGAATTACGATGGTATCACTAAAGATGCTGATTTACGTCCTGGTGATATGAAATTCAAAGACTTGGACGGGGACGGTAAAATCACGCCGGACGACCGCTACCGCTCCGACCGCACCAATGAACCTAAATGGACATACGGTATCACAGGTAACCTGCAATGGAAAAACTTCGATTTAAGCGTACTGTTCCAAGGGGCAGCCGATTCATGGACCAAAGTTTACTGGGAAGCAGGAGATATCGGTAATTACCCGAAATACGTCTATGACAAACATTGGTCTATCGAAAATCCGTCCAGCCTGTATCCACGTGTAAATGAACGTTCTGCTTATTATTGGGATGGAACAGCCGCTGGCAGTAATACCTACTGGATGGTCAATACAAATTATATCCGTCTGAAAAACTTGGAGATCGGTTGGACATTGCCAAAAGCTTGGTTATCTCAGACCAAATTGATCTCTTATGCACGTATCTATGTAAACGGTGTAAATTTACTAACATTCTCACCCTGCAAAGATATAGATCCGGAAAGTACAAGTTCCAATGCAACCAATTATCCACAGTCAAAAATTATCAATGTCGGTTTCACAGTAACTTTCTAA
- a CDS encoding RagB/SusD family nutrient uptake outer membrane protein, giving the protein MKKANILCLLSAALITASCSTDFLNTKSQTEIMAEDIWKEKNLAEAYMYDIYFAFQDAGFTEELQASACDEALFTHGREFRETNAGAVTDVNLGWFSKTQSGHQWQRLYLNIRSCNDFIENVDDATFADESKQQLKGEAYFLRAYFTHRLTRAFGGVPLQLRVTQLTDPQESFLLSRSSYTDCIKQILSDIENAAECLKDRTFANTQKGRATLAAVKALKVRVLTDAASDLHDQATASAKSSLLGSYDHPELIFYTEGTKADRWRAAKAAAKELLDNPMGHAIPTYGGPGLSTEEKAEAIWNFFLTESADHIFSRYFIDTKDESGTKMPVFNGPSGYHAWGGNTPVQDLVDAFAMEDGSKFDWSNAQHAAAPYSGREPRFYATIMYDGMQWIQRPSDYATIEPTGKIQTGYYQLDPSVTDESKFYSGMDTRAGGGESWNATYTGYYLKKYINPADGDHRNKINAIFPFIRLSEIYFCYIEACIELGELDEAKKYLNEYRANVNLPAVTTNDQAELRKIYQNERRLEFCYEEIRYWDLRRWMIAPDAPGLNSLKGIRVTAWLKPGIGAQTKYNADPTKWDMKYQVIDLAEEARQFVDKCYYLPIMRDEMNSNKNLIQNPGYSD; this is encoded by the coding sequence ATGAAAAAAGCGAATATATTATGTTTACTGTCTGCTGCTCTAATAACAGCATCCTGTAGCACGGATTTCCTGAATACGAAATCCCAAACAGAGATCATGGCAGAGGATATCTGGAAAGAAAAGAATTTGGCCGAAGCGTATATGTATGACATATATTTTGCCTTCCAAGATGCTGGTTTCACAGAAGAGTTACAAGCTTCTGCTTGTGATGAAGCTTTATTTACACACGGACGTGAATTCCGCGAGACAAATGCCGGAGCCGTAACGGATGTAAATTTAGGATGGTTCTCTAAGACTCAGAGCGGACATCAGTGGCAACGTTTGTACTTGAACATCCGTTCTTGTAACGACTTCATTGAAAATGTAGACGATGCTACTTTTGCTGACGAATCCAAACAGCAACTAAAAGGCGAGGCCTATTTCCTTCGGGCCTATTTTACTCATCGGTTAACAAGAGCATTCGGAGGCGTTCCCCTTCAGTTAAGAGTAACACAACTGACAGACCCGCAAGAGTCATTCTTGCTATCTCGTTCTTCTTACACCGATTGTATCAAACAAATACTGAGCGACATAGAAAACGCTGCAGAATGCTTGAAAGACCGGACATTTGCCAACACACAAAAAGGACGGGCCACATTAGCTGCAGTAAAGGCTTTAAAAGTACGTGTTTTAACTGATGCCGCCAGCGACCTGCATGATCAAGCGACAGCCTCTGCCAAGTCGTCTTTGTTAGGTTCATACGACCATCCGGAACTTATTTTCTATACTGAAGGAACAAAAGCCGATCGCTGGAGAGCTGCCAAGGCTGCTGCCAAAGAGCTACTGGATAATCCGATGGGGCATGCAATACCGACCTACGGCGGACCAGGACTCTCCACTGAAGAAAAAGCAGAAGCTATTTGGAACTTTTTCCTGACAGAAAGTGCCGACCACATTTTCTCCCGATATTTTATTGATACCAAAGACGAAAGCGGTACAAAAATGCCAGTATTCAATGGACCTTCCGGTTACCATGCTTGGGGAGGAAACACTCCTGTACAAGATTTAGTAGATGCTTTTGCTATGGAAGACGGCAGCAAATTCGACTGGAGTAACGCACAACATGCAGCAGCTCCTTATAGCGGTCGTGAACCTCGTTTTTATGCCACTATCATGTATGATGGTATGCAATGGATACAACGCCCATCCGACTATGCAACGATCGAACCCACTGGTAAAATTCAAACAGGCTATTATCAATTAGACCCTTCCGTAACAGACGAGTCTAAATTTTATTCAGGCATGGACACACGTGCAGGAGGCGGCGAAAGTTGGAACGCAACTTACACCGGTTATTATTTGAAAAAATACATCAACCCTGCCGATGGCGATCATCGCAACAAGATCAACGCAATCTTCCCATTCATTCGTTTGTCTGAAATTTATTTTTGCTATATCGAAGCTTGCATAGAATTGGGCGAACTGGATGAAGCGAAAAAGTATTTGAATGAATATCGTGCCAATGTCAATCTTCCGGCTGTAACGACAAACGACCAAGCAGAACTTCGTAAAATCTATCAGAACGAACGCCGTTTGGAATTTTGCTACGAAGAAATCCGTTATTGGGATTTGCGCCGTTGGATGATTGCGCCGGATGCACCAGGTCTAAATAGCTTGAAGGGTATCCGTGTAACAGCATGGTTAAAACCTGGAATCGGAGCACAAACCAAATATAATGCAGATCCGACTAAATGGGATATGAAATATCAGGTTATCGATTTAGCAGAAGAAGCCCGCCAGTTTGTCGACAAATGCTACTACCTGCCTATAATGCGAGATGAAATGAACAGTAACAAAAATCTGATTCAAAATCCGGGATATAGTGACTAA